The Candidatus Eisenbacteria bacterium region GTCGGCGTTGTCGTCGACGACGAGCGCCTTGAATGTCCGCATCGGGCTCGTCGCCAGGGGCACCGGGACGGCCTCCACGACGACGGACGCGGCCGTCGGCGCGGGCGGGCTCGTGGTGGTCTCGGGCGCGCCGGCCGCGGCGCCGCAGTGGGGACACTTCGACTGCCCTTCGGGGAACGTCTTCTGGCAGGCGCGGCACACCGACTCGCTGGCGGCGATCTGCACGACGCGGAGGATCTCTTCGCTGGTGGTGACGCCGCTCGTCAGCTTCTGGATCGCGTCGTCCGTGAGGGTGCTGTACCCCTCGACGCGCGCCTGCTGGCGCACCTGGCTCTCGAGCGCGCCGGCCTCGATCATCCGCGCGATCGTCCCGCCGATCGGCACGACCTCGTAGATGCCGACCCGGCTCGCGTAGCCGCTGTGCCGGCAGGCCCCGCAGCCCTCACCGCGCCGGTAGCCCGGGTGCTGCTTCGGCACGCGCAGCATCGCCGCCAGCTCGTCCGAGGCGTCGCAGCCGAGCGCACAGCTCTGGCAGACGCGGCGGGCGAGCCGCTGGGCCATGATCAGGTTGACCGACGACGCGATGACGTACGGCTCGATGCCGAGGTCGAGCAGCCGCGTGATGGTCGCCGCCGCGTCGTTCGTGTGCAGCGTCGAGAGCACGAGATGGCCCGTCTGCGCGGCCTGGAAGGCGACTCGGGCCGTCTCCTGGTCGCGGATCTCGCCGACCAGGATGACGTCCGGATCCTGGCGCAGCACCGAGCGGATGACGCTCGCGAACGTCAGGCCCTGCTTCTCGTTGATGTCGACCTGGTTGATGCCCTTCAGCTGGTACTCGACCGGGTTCTCGATCGTGATGATGTTCGTCGTCGTGGAGCGGATGGCGCGGATCAGCGCGTAGAGGGTCGTCGTCTTGCCGCTGCCCGTCGGCCCCGTGACCAGGATCATGCCCTGCGGCTTCGAGGACGCCTCGCGCAGGCGCTGCTGGTCCTGCGGCGCGAAGCCGAGCCGATCGAGGCTGATGAGCGCGCGCGCGGCATCGAGGATGCGCAGCGTGACCTTCTCGCCGTGCTGCATGGGCAGCGTCGAGACGCGGAAGTCGACCGTCCGATTCTGGTAGAGCACCTGGATGCGGCCGTCCTGGGGCACGCGCCGCTCCGTGATGTCCATCCGCGCGAGCACCTTCAGGCGCGCGACGAGCGGGTTCTGTACCCACTTCGGGAAGTGGAACCCCTCCTCGAGGATGCCGTCGATGCGGTAGCGGACCACGACGCCGTCGGCCATGGGCTCGACGTGCACGTCGCTGGCGCCGGCCTTCACGCCCTCGACGAATAGGAGGTCGGTCAACTTCACGACCGGTGGCAGCTCGGCGTCGGCGGCGAGCATGCGCATGTCCTTCCCGTCGTCCTGCAGCTCCGAGACGGCGATCTCGGGATCGGGAACGTTCTGGAGGAACTGCTCGAGCGACTCCTCCAGGCGGTAGGTGTGCGCGATCGCGTCGCGGACCTCGGTGCGACTCGCGAGCACGAACTGGACGCGCTTGCCGGTCGCGAACTCGACGGCCTTGATGGCCTCGAGATCGAGCGGATTCGCCGTCGCGACGTCGAGCCGGTTGCCGTCGACGCGCACCGGAACGATCTCGTAGCGCGTCGCGAGGCTCTCCTTCACGAGCCGGGTGACGGTCGGATCGAGCGTGCTGGCGACGAGGTCCACCAGGCGCAGTCGCAGGGCGGGGGCGAGCCGCTCGGCCAGCTCGCGGTCGTTCATGACGCCCTGGCGCTCGAGGGCCTCCGGCACCGCGAGTCCCTCGTTGCGGCAGAGCTCTTCGGCCTTGGCGGCGTGCTCGGCGGTCACCACGCTCTGGCGCACGAGAAAGCGCAGAAGCGCCTGCTGCCCGCTCGTCAACTCCGCCATGCGATATGCTCCATCCCCAATCTCGGCCGACTCGGGCCGGACCTTTAGCGCCCAGCGGGGGGGCGCA contains the following coding sequences:
- a CDS encoding ATPase, T2SS/T4P/T4SS family, encoding MAELTSGQQALLRFLVRQSVVTAEHAAKAEELCRNEGLAVPEALERQGVMNDRELAERLAPALRLRLVDLVASTLDPTVTRLVKESLATRYEIVPVRVDGNRLDVATANPLDLEAIKAVEFATGKRVQFVLASRTEVRDAIAHTYRLEESLEQFLQNVPDPEIAVSELQDDGKDMRMLAADAELPPVVKLTDLLFVEGVKAGASDVHVEPMADGVVVRYRIDGILEEGFHFPKWVQNPLVARLKVLARMDITERRVPQDGRIQVLYQNRTVDFRVSTLPMQHGEKVTLRILDAARALISLDRLGFAPQDQQRLREASSKPQGMILVTGPTGSGKTTTLYALIRAIRSTTTNIITIENPVEYQLKGINQVDINEKQGLTFASVIRSVLRQDPDVILVGEIRDQETARVAFQAAQTGHLVLSTLHTNDAAATITRLLDLGIEPYVIASSVNLIMAQRLARRVCQSCALGCDASDELAAMLRVPKQHPGYRRGEGCGACRHSGYASRVGIYEVVPIGGTIARMIEAGALESQVRQQARVEGYSTLTDDAIQKLTSGVTTSEEILRVVQIAASESVCRACQKTFPEGQSKCPHCGAAAGAPETTTSPPAPTAASVVVEAVPVPLATSPMRTFKALVVDDNADIRNIVRIVLQSANLGLQVVTAQDGIEAIELAEQHRPDVVVLDVSMPVMDGFEVCRRLRSDARTAFVPILMLTANGDEMHVTAGFGAGADDYVVKPFKREELVARVRRMLERTFGKDSVPAAPAAASVDVATPSA